GGTCATCGTCTCGCGTACTTCGTGCCAGGTATTCCCGCTTTCGGTGGCGAGCTGGTAACGGTAGTAGAGGTAGAACGTGCCGGTCGCAGGGTCGTAGGTAGAGTCGTTGAGCGGCGAGGCCGAGACCCGGATGGCATCCTGGCTGTCGAGATAGGGGGTTATGGAGACTCGCTGCATGGGTACGACCTCGTCCGTGATTTCGCCTTCGACGTAGACGGGGACGTTCACCCACGATTCGGGGTCGACCGTCACGCGCAGGCTGTTGTTGCGGGTCGTCACCTTGTCGTTGGCGGCCGTGGCGCCCGGGAGGATGCGCACCGAGCGCTCACCCACGGGGATGACCAGCTTCGAGGAGTTGATCGCCTGGCGCCGGGTGTTCGAGCCGAAGATGTTGTCGACGATCCAGCCGGTCTGCGTGGTGCCGGTCATGGTGTAGTAGGTGCTGCTCTTGGTCGTGGCGTAGTCGTTCCTGCGCTGGATCTCGAAAAGTACGAAATTCTTGGTGGCCGAGGGCATACAGGACGATACGGACTCGATGCGCAGCGGAATGAAATAGGTCTGGTCGGGGAGCAGCTCGTCTACCCTGACGTTGATCGGGAGGCTCGCCGAACAGCTGCCGGCCTCCATCTCGACGCTCATGGGGTCGATCGTATAGTATTCGGCGGGAAGTTCCATCGCGTATTCCTCGAACTTCGTGTCGAAATTGCGTTTGTTGTACTCGCCGATCGCCTCGAAGTCCAGCCCGAGTTTGACGGTGACGTTCTGGTCGAGCCCCGTCGTGCCGCTGGCATAGATGGCCAGCTCTCCCTGGAAGCCCTTCTCGCCGTATTCGAACTCCTGCCCGAGGATGTTGTTTTCGCCGCTGACAATGAATATCTCCTTGCGGTAAAGCTCCTCCTTGTAATACTCCATTTCACAGGAGCAGAGGAAGGCGGCCGCGGCGGCGAGTATCGTTATTTTGCTGAATGCTTTCATCTTCTGAATTTTTTGGAATTGACTATTTCTCCCAGCCCGGGTTCTGATCCAGGCTCGGTACTTTGCGCAGTTCGTTGCGGTGCAGCGGCATGAACATGTACTTGGACTTGAATGTCCGTTCGCGGATCGTACGGTACGAGATGACCGTCGGGGCGTAGAATCCCTCCCATTTTCCGGCTTCGACGTTCAGGCCCGTCAGCGGCTCGCGTTCCAGTTCCTCGAAAATGCCCCAGCGGCAGATGTCGTAGTAGCGGCGGTTTTCGTGGAGGAACTCGACCATGCGTTCGCGCCGGATCAGCTCGTTGAAACTGGTGGCGTCCACCAGTTCGCCGGCGTCGGCGCCCGGGAGCCCGGCGCGGTAACGCACCTGGTTGAAAGCCCCGGCCATGGCGGTCAGGTCGCGCGAGTAGCTTTGGCCGTTGACCTCGTGGGTCTTCGTCAGGTTGTTCAGCGCCTCGGCGTAGGAGAGCAGGATTTCGGCGTAGCGGATCAGCGGGAAGGTCTTCTGAACCGTGCGGGCGTTGCTGCCCGTACGCGCATCGCGCGGGTGGACGTACTTGTAGCAGGTGTATCCCGTCAGGTTGTAGATGTTGGTCACGCCCGCCTGGTTTTTGCCGGCATTGGCGCCATTGTAGTACTCGACGATCTTGTTCCGCATCTCTTCCGAGGTCGTAGACTGCATCTGCCACAGGGTGCCCGAGAAACCGATGCTCGCGTAGAACCGCGGCTCGCGGTTGTCATAGGCCTTGTAGGTGCCGCCGGGCAGGGTGTAGTTCTTCGATAGCTGCTTGTCGGCTGCGGTGACGCAGGTCTGGTCGTAGGGACGATCCTCGTAGGGGTACTCGGCGCTCGCGTTGTTGATGTCGCGGCCGTCGGCCATGCGGTAGGCGTCGACGATGCGTTGCGGGATGCTGATCGAACTGTTGCCGCCCAACTTGAGCGGGAATACGACGTCCTGCTGGTCGGTGATGTTCTGCGTCGTGCCCCAGATCAGCTCCGGGTTGGTCACGTTCGTCGTTTCGCCGGTGAACATTTCCGAGTAGGAACGGAAGGGGTCGATGCCGCCCGCACCCGCAGGGAAGGGATCGGAGGGGACGTTCGAGGGCAGGGGCAGGGTGTATTCGTCGGCCGGCACCGTATGCAGGCGGTAGATGCCCAGGTCGATGACACGCTTGGCCGCGGCGGCTGCCACGGCCCACTTGCTTTCGTCGTAGGTCTGGGAGATGTAGTGCACCCCGTCGGATTTACGCTTGAAAGCCCCGAAATAACGGCGTGCGGCGGCTCCGCCGTTGAAAAGCGGGCTCGCGGCCTGCAGGCGCAGGCGTGCGACCAGCGCCAGCGCGGCGCCTTTGGTCGGGCTGCCAAAGAGATCCAACGGCTGCTCGGTTTCGAGGCTTTCCGCAGCGGCTTCGAGCTCGGAGCAGATGTAATCCACGCATTCGTCGTAGGTGCTGCGCTCGGCCTGGTAATAGTCGGGCGTTTCGTTGGTGTTGAGAACCTGGTCGCCTACGAGGATCATGGGACCCTGGTTCTGGAGTATCCAGTAGTAGGCATAAGCCCGCAGGAAGCGTGCGCGTGCACGGAACTCCATTTTGTCGAAGGCGTTCATGTCGGGCACCTCGTCGATGTGGGGCAGGATGGTGTTCACCTTGCGGATGACCTTGTAGCAGTTGGGCCAGACATTGAAATTCCAGTCCCAGCCGCCCGTCTCGGTGTAGGTGATCTTGTCGGTGGTCAGCTCCGTGCCGGGGAAGGAGACGTCCAGGATGCCGTTGTAGAATGTCCCGCAACTGACGGCCTCGTCAGACCCGGTGGCGCCGGGGACGCTGCACCAGTAGTAGATGCGGCCCTCTTTGGGCAGCTGGTTCACCGCACCGTTGAAATAGCGCTCGATGTTGTATTGGCTCTCGAAGATACGCTCTTCGGAGAAGGTGTCCTCGAAGTAGTCGTCCACGTTCAGGAAGTTGCACGACGCGGTGAGCAGGCCGACCAGCGCGAGGGGTATGATGAATGATTTTTTCATGGTAGTTTATGTTCTTAGGAGAGATTCGGGTTAGAAGTTCAGGTAAATCTGCAGCGAGAAGCGGCGCGGGATCGGGTAGGCGTGCCCGGTCTGCATGGCCTGCTCGGGGTCGAAAATCTCCACGCCGTCCCATACCGCGAGGTTCTCGCACATGATCTGGAAGTCGATGGATTGCAGGCCGAGCGCTTTGCGCAGCCCCGGCGTGTGCAGGTTGTAGTTCAGGCTCAGCTCCTGCAGGCGCAGATAGCGGGCATTGCCTTTCCAGAAGGTCGAGGGTTTGGTGTTGTTGGCGTTGTTGCCGTAGGAAAGGCGCGGGAACCGCGCATTGGGGTTCTCGGTCGCCCGGTTGCCCGAGTAGTCGGCCGAAGTCCAGCGGTTGGCCGGATTGTAGGCCAGGGCCAGTACGTTGCCCTTGTATCCGCCGTTGAAGGGAATGTAACCGTCGAATTTCGAGCCGTCCTTGTCCCCGTAGAGGAAATAGTTGTTGCCCGTACCTTTGAACAGGACGTTGAGCGTCCAGTTCTTGTAGCGGACTTCGGCGCCGAATCCGTACATGAACTGCGGGATGCCGGAATAGGCGAACAGGGGCACCTTGTCGTCGTCGGTGATCACGCCGTCGCCGTTCACGTCCTTGTACTTGATGTCGCCCGGGCGTACCGTGCCGAACTGCTCGGGGCTCATGTCCACGTCCTGCTGATCTTTGAAGAGTCCCAGGGAGATGAATCCCCGCTGCACGTCGTTCGAGAACCCGGTCTTGCTCAGGTAGGGATAAGGCTGCGTGGCCTCTTCCCAGTTGTTGATCTTGTTCTTCGAGAGCGTGAAGTTACCGCGCAGCGTGAAGTGGAAGTTTTTGCCGAGGGGCTGGAAATATTCGAAGTTTCCGTCGCCGCCCCAGCTGGTCATGCTGCCGACGTTCCCGTAGGGCATGCTGATGACGCCCACGTAGTCCGGAATCTGGGCGCGTTCCTGGAAGATGCCCTCACGGCGGTCGCGGAAATAGTCCACCGTCATGGTGAAGCGGTCGCCGAAGAGGTGGAGATCCATACCGATGTCGAATTTCTTGGCTTTCTCCCACGCCAGGTTGTCAGCGCCCACGCGGTTCTCGGTCAGTACGCCCGAACCGCCCCACGGCGTGCCGTCGGTCTTCTCTTCGATGATCGTCAGGTAGGGGAAGCGCACGCTGGAAATCCGGTCGTTACCCACCATACCGTACGAGGCGCGGATCTTCATGAAGTCGATCCACTTGATCCGCTTCATGAATTCGTACTGCGTGGGAACCCAGCCCACGGCCACGGCCGGGAAGAATCCGTACTGCCGGCCGCTCTGGAAGTTCTCCGAACCGTTCAGGCCGAAGTTCACGTCGAGGAAATAGGTATCCTTGAAGCCGTAGGTGAAGCGCCCCGAGAGGCTCTGGTAACGCCTTGCGATGGCGTTCATCGAACTGTCGGCACCCGATTCGGTCGTGCTTTCCAGGTAGTAGAACAACAAGCCGCCTACGCGGTGGTTCCCGAAGGTGCGGTCGTAGTTGACTTTGGCGTCGAAATAGAGTTTCCGCCAGTTCCATGCCTCGGAGTTATACTGCACCGAAGCCTCGGTGACCTGTTCCGAAAGGATCAGCTCGCCTTTCTGGTTGCGCTCGCGTGCCAGGTAGAGGGCCGGCATGGAGTAGCGGCTTTCGCCGTAGAGCGACTGGGAATCCCACGAACCGGTGGCCTCGATGTTCAGCCCTTCGGTGAGCATCGACAAATCCTGTTTTATGCCGATGTTGAAGAGCGTGCGGCTTTTGTTCTCCACGGTGTTGCCCGTGTAGTTGAGCAGCACATGGGGCGGGATGTCGCTGTCCGAACCCGAGGCGGGCAGCTCGCCGCTCGAATAGCGCAGCGGGTACATCAGCGGGGTCGTTTTGGACTGCGAATCCCAGATCCAGTCGGTGAGCGACGTGTCGGTGCGGCTGTACTTCTTACCCATGCTCGGACGCTTGTTCACCGACATGAAGCCCATGGCACCCAGGTAGATCTGCGTCGTCTTGGTCAGGTTGATGTCGATGTTGGTGCGGAAATTATAGGTGTCGTAGCCGACGCCCTTGTTGTATTTGCTGTCGTCCATGCTCTTGTAGGCCGACGATTCCTGCGACATGCCCAGGCTGGCGAAATAGCGGGCGATGTTGCCGCCGCCCTGTGCACTGACATACTGCGTGTGCTGGAACGAGGTGGGGTTGAGGATCACGTCCTGCCAGTCGATGTCGGGGTAGAGGTCGGGATCCAGCCCGTAGCGGATGATGTCCATCTGCGTGTCGTTGTAGATCGGGCTCATGCCCGAGGCTACGGCTGCTTCGTTCGCCATTTCGGCATACTGCGTGGCACCCACGTAGCGGGGCAGGCGGCGCAGCTCGGAGATGGTGTAGTTCGAGCGGAAGGTGATTTTGAGCTGCTCCTGTTTTCCGCGCTTGGTGGTCACGAGCACCACGCCGTTCGCACCGCGGCTGCCGTAGACGGCCGTTGCGGCGGCGTCCTTGAGCACCGAGAAGCTCTCGACGTCGGCCGGGTCGATCTGGCTCAGGTTGCCTTCCAGTCCGTCGATCAGCACCAGGGCGCCGCTGTTGGCGCCGAACGTGCCGATGCCGCGCACCCAGAATTCGGAGATGTTCCGCCCCGGCTCACCGCTCGACTGGATGGAAATCACGCCCGGGACGCGGCCGCCGAGCGTGTTGACGATATTCGTCGCGGGCAGTTCGAGGTCTTTGGTGTCGACCACCGCCACGGCGCCCGTCACGCTGACTTTGCGCTGCGTACCCATACCGATGACGACGACCTCTTCCATCTGGTTGCCTTCCCGGAGGGTGATCTTGACGTCGGCCGCCGAAGTGATGATCTGTTCGGCGGTTTCGTACCCCATGAACGATACGGCCAGCGTATTGTACAGTTTGGCGGTGAGTTTGAACCGGCCTTCCGAATTGGTGATGGAGCCGATGCCCGGCTCGTCCTTGATATAGACCGTGGCGCCGACGATGGGGACGTTGTCGGAATCCACGACCAGTCCGTTCACCTCGACCGGCTGCTGCTGTTGCTGTTTGCTCTGGGCACCTGCCTGTACCGCGAGCGCGAGCAGGAAGGCGCATATCAATAGAATTCGCTTCATGTCTGTTTAGGATTGTTAGGTGAATAAACCTACTTATTCGATGGCTATGCGGCGGATGGCATAGTTCTCGCTGTCGCCGATGTAGAGGTTGCCTTCCGCGGTGATGGCCAGGCCGACCGGTTTGTTGAATTTGGCCGCGTCGGCAGGGCCGTTCACATAGCCGGACGATTTGGGCGTCCCCGCAAACGTGGAGACGTAGCCATTCGAGAGCGTGATCTTACGGATACAGTGATTCTCCCTGTCCGTTACGTAGATGGCCTCGCCTTCGGGGTCTACGCACATCTGGCAGGGGTAGTTGAACTGCGCCTCGGCGAGCGGCCCGTCCAGATAGCCCGCCGTGTTTTTCCGCCCGGCCCACAATTCGATGGTGCCAGCGGCGATGTCGTGCTTGTAGATGCAGTGCTGGCCCTGGTTGGCGAAATAGACGATGTTGGGGTCGCGCGGATCGAAGACGACGCCCATGATGTCGCCCTGGGAGTCTATGAAGCGGCCGGGAGGCGTGAGATCCTCGCCCTTTCCGGTGGCGGGATCCCAGCGGGCCACGACGCCCTCGTTGGTGTAGAAGTAGAATTTATTGTCGGCCGGGCACATCGTGAAGGTCTGGATGGCATTCCACACGGGAGCGAAATTGCCGTCGGTATAGAACAGGTCGTGATCCCACTTGATGTCTCCCATGTTCGTGTTGGCGTAGTCGGCGACGGGGTCGAAATAACCGTATCCCTTGTTCCCGATGTTGGTGTGGTACCAATATACATTGCCTGTGGCCAGGTCGGTGCTCAGGAGGATACCCGTTACGAGGATGCCGAAATCATTGAGGACTTTGATATTTCCGGCCTCCTCGTTCATCATGTAGACGCGGTGCTTGCCTCCGTCGTCTATGCTGAAGCGGACGTAGAGGTTGTCGTGCTTGTCGACGGCGATTCCCGATTCGGGCTTCGACGAGAAATACGACCCGATCAGCGAGGTGGTTCCTTCGGGCATGGTAGTGCCCTTCATGCCCCCGGCGATCGTGGAAACATTGGTCTGGATGATGTAGTCGAACAGTTCGTCGAACTGTACCTTGTTCTGCTCGTTCTCACCCACGGAGACCGA
This Alistipes onderdonkii DNA region includes the following protein-coding sequences:
- a CDS encoding SusC/RagA family TonB-linked outer membrane protein — its product is MKRILLICAFLLALAVQAGAQSKQQQQQPVEVNGLVVDSDNVPIVGATVYIKDEPGIGSITNSEGRFKLTAKLYNTLAVSFMGYETAEQIITSAADVKITLREGNQMEEVVVIGMGTQRKVSVTGAVAVVDTKDLELPATNIVNTLGGRVPGVISIQSSGEPGRNISEFWVRGIGTFGANSGALVLIDGLEGNLSQIDPADVESFSVLKDAAATAVYGSRGANGVVLVTTKRGKQEQLKITFRSNYTISELRRLPRYVGATQYAEMANEAAVASGMSPIYNDTQMDIIRYGLDPDLYPDIDWQDVILNPTSFQHTQYVSAQGGGNIARYFASLGMSQESSAYKSMDDSKYNKGVGYDTYNFRTNIDINLTKTTQIYLGAMGFMSVNKRPSMGKKYSRTDTSLTDWIWDSQSKTTPLMYPLRYSSGELPASGSDSDIPPHVLLNYTGNTVENKSRTLFNIGIKQDLSMLTEGLNIEATGSWDSQSLYGESRYSMPALYLARERNQKGELILSEQVTEASVQYNSEAWNWRKLYFDAKVNYDRTFGNHRVGGLLFYYLESTTESGADSSMNAIARRYQSLSGRFTYGFKDTYFLDVNFGLNGSENFQSGRQYGFFPAVAVGWVPTQYEFMKRIKWIDFMKIRASYGMVGNDRISSVRFPYLTIIEEKTDGTPWGGSGVLTENRVGADNLAWEKAKKFDIGMDLHLFGDRFTMTVDYFRDRREGIFQERAQIPDYVGVISMPYGNVGSMTSWGGDGNFEYFQPLGKNFHFTLRGNFTLSKNKINNWEEATQPYPYLSKTGFSNDVQRGFISLGLFKDQQDVDMSPEQFGTVRPGDIKYKDVNGDGVITDDDKVPLFAYSGIPQFMYGFGAEVRYKNWTLNVLFKGTGNNYFLYGDKDGSKFDGYIPFNGGYKGNVLALAYNPANRWTSADYSGNRATENPNARFPRLSYGNNANNTKPSTFWKGNARYLRLQELSLNYNLHTPGLRKALGLQSIDFQIMCENLAVWDGVEIFDPEQAMQTGHAYPIPRRFSLQIYLNF
- a CDS encoding IPT/TIG domain-containing protein, which codes for MELESFYPKTGPIATQVIIKGKNFGTDAKALNVYFNEKRAAVISSTGDRMLVLAPKLPGEECVISVSVGENEQNKVQFDELFDYIIQTNVSTIAGGMKGTTMPEGTTSLIGSYFSSKPESGIAVDKHDNLYVRFSIDDGGKHRVYMMNEEAGNIKVLNDFGILVTGILLSTDLATGNVYWYHTNIGNKGYGYFDPVADYANTNMGDIKWDHDLFYTDGNFAPVWNAIQTFTMCPADNKFYFYTNEGVVARWDPATGKGEDLTPPGRFIDSQGDIMGVVFDPRDPNIVYFANQGQHCIYKHDIAAGTIELWAGRKNTAGYLDGPLAEAQFNYPCQMCVDPEGEAIYVTDRENHCIRKITLSNGYVSTFAGTPKSSGYVNGPADAAKFNKPVGLAITAEGNLYIGDSENYAIRRIAIE
- a CDS encoding BT_3987 domain-containing protein encodes the protein MKAFSKITILAAAAAFLCSCEMEYYKEELYRKEIFIVSGENNILGQEFEYGEKGFQGELAIYASGTTGLDQNVTVKLGLDFEAIGEYNKRNFDTKFEEYAMELPAEYYTIDPMSVEMEAGSCSASLPINVRVDELLPDQTYFIPLRIESVSSCMPSATKNFVLFEIQRRNDYATTKSSTYYTMTGTTQTGWIVDNIFGSNTRRQAINSSKLVIPVGERSVRILPGATAANDKVTTRNNSLRVTVDPESWVNVPVYVEGEITDEVVPMQRVSITPYLDSQDAIRVSASPLNDSTYDPATGTFYLYYRYQLATESGNTWHEVRETMTRSQY
- a CDS encoding RagB/SusD family nutrient uptake outer membrane protein yields the protein MKKSFIIPLALVGLLTASCNFLNVDDYFEDTFSEERIFESQYNIERYFNGAVNQLPKEGRIYYWCSVPGATGSDEAVSCGTFYNGILDVSFPGTELTTDKITYTETGGWDWNFNVWPNCYKVIRKVNTILPHIDEVPDMNAFDKMEFRARARFLRAYAYYWILQNQGPMILVGDQVLNTNETPDYYQAERSTYDECVDYICSELEAAAESLETEQPLDLFGSPTKGAALALVARLRLQAASPLFNGGAAARRYFGAFKRKSDGVHYISQTYDESKWAVAAAAAKRVIDLGIYRLHTVPADEYTLPLPSNVPSDPFPAGAGGIDPFRSYSEMFTGETTNVTNPELIWGTTQNITDQQDVVFPLKLGGNSSISIPQRIVDAYRMADGRDINNASAEYPYEDRPYDQTCVTAADKQLSKNYTLPGGTYKAYDNREPRFYASIGFSGTLWQMQSTTSEEMRNKIVEYYNGANAGKNQAGVTNIYNLTGYTCYKYVHPRDARTGSNARTVQKTFPLIRYAEILLSYAEALNNLTKTHEVNGQSYSRDLTAMAGAFNQVRYRAGLPGADAGELVDATSFNELIRRERMVEFLHENRRYYDICRWGIFEELEREPLTGLNVEAGKWEGFYAPTVISYRTIRERTFKSKYMFMPLHRNELRKVPSLDQNPGWEK